From the Cervus elaphus chromosome 20, mCerEla1.1, whole genome shotgun sequence genome, one window contains:
- the LOC122678095 gene encoding olfactory receptor 10J1-like, translating into MKTENHTGVREFIFQGFTSFHEHKLTLFVVFLTLYLLTLSGNVIIVTIISIDRRLHTPMYFFLTVLSTSETLYTLVIVPRMLSSLVGLSQPISLAGCATQMFFFITLAINNCFLLTAMGYDRYVAICNPLRYMIIMNKRVCAQLVWGACSIGVFVATVQISSVFRLPFCYRKVAHYFCDIRPVMKLSCVNTTIHDIINFLVSSLVIVVPMVLVFISYILIISTILKIASAEGRKKAFATCTSHLTVVIVHYGCASIAYLKPKSENMRDQDQLISVTYTVFTPLLNPVVYTLRNKEVKDALCRAIGKKPLA; encoded by the coding sequence ATGAAGACAGAGAACCACACAGGGGTGAGGGAATTTATTTTCCAGGGTTTCACCAGTTTTCATGAACACAAGCTCACTCTCTTTGTGGTTTTCCTTACCTTGTATCTTTTAACCTTGTCTGGTAATGTCATCATCGTGACAATTATCAGCATTGATCGACGCcttcacacccccatgtacttctttcttACTGTGCTTTCCACTTCAGAGACTCTGTACACATTGGTCATTGTACCTCGGATGCTGTCCAGTCTCGTGGGCCTGAGCCAACCCATCTCCTTGGCTGGCTGTGCCACCCAGATGTTCTTTTTTATCACTTTGGCCATCAACAACTGCTTTCTGCTCACAGCAATGGgatatgaccgctatgtggccatctgcaaccCCTTGAGGTACATGATCATCATGAACAAGAGGGTGTGTGCCCAGCTGGTGTGGGGGGCCTGCAGCATTGGGGTGTTTGTGGCCACAGTTCAGATTTCCTCTGTGTTCAGGCTGCCCTTTTGTTACAGAAAGGTGGCCCATTATTTCTGTGATATCCGCCCAGTTATGAAACTCTCCTGTGTCAACACCACTATACATGACATAATTAATTTCCTTGTCAGCTCACTCGTCATTGTGGTGCCCATGGTTTTGGTCTTCATCTCCTATATCCTCATCATCTCCACCATCCTCAAGATTGCTTCTGCCGAGGGCCGGAAGAAGGCTTTTGCAACTTGTACCTCCCATCTCACTGTGGTCATTGTCCACTATGGCTGTGCCTCTATCGCCTACCTCAAGCCCAAGTCAGAGAACATGAGGGATCAGGACCAGCTGATTTCAGTGACTTACACGGTTTTCACTCCTCTCCTTAATCCTGTGGTGTACACTCTAAGGAACAAAGAGGTCAAAGATGCTCTTTGCCGTGCTATTGGCAAAAAACCTCTTGCTTAG